One Fuerstiella marisgermanici DNA window includes the following coding sequences:
- a CDS encoding DNA-methyltransferase, giving the protein MKNNPLPRLDTDQEARASLLPFCRLSKGDVWIDEQSGHRVGCLDAANADDMKKLVGDSKASLAVHDPPYNLVAFETKSVSEFIDWCRKWVEHSHDHMLDDSSFYVWLGADQKDHFQPLPQFMMMMQALDRFNARSLVTMRNQRGYGTQKNWMAVRQELLYYIKGNPAFTVQYTDIPKILRGYYKEVDGKKTENLERSKSDNIRPGNVWVDIQQVFYRMEENVSGCFAQKPLKSIDRIVTTSSQEGDVVLDFFAHSGATLLSSEMHQRVCYTCDIDPIYCEMTIRRLEHFRATGRTGWQNDHAFVSEIDGDSVDTPPQKVLFT; this is encoded by the coding sequence ATGAAAAATAACCCACTTCCTCGACTTGACACAGATCAAGAAGCAAGAGCGAGTCTATTGCCGTTTTGTCGGCTTTCAAAAGGTGATGTCTGGATCGATGAGCAGAGTGGGCATCGAGTTGGTTGCTTAGATGCGGCCAATGCCGATGACATGAAAAAGCTCGTTGGTGATTCAAAAGCTTCACTTGCAGTTCATGATCCACCGTACAACCTCGTGGCGTTTGAAACGAAGTCCGTATCTGAGTTCATTGATTGGTGCAGGAAATGGGTCGAGCACTCCCATGATCACATGTTGGATGACTCATCTTTCTATGTGTGGCTTGGAGCGGATCAGAAAGATCATTTTCAACCACTGCCTCAATTCATGATGATGATGCAGGCACTCGATCGATTTAATGCCCGATCGTTGGTTACGATGCGAAACCAGCGAGGGTACGGAACACAGAAAAACTGGATGGCGGTTCGGCAAGAGCTTCTCTATTACATCAAGGGGAATCCTGCCTTTACCGTTCAGTACACCGACATACCTAAAATCTTGCGAGGCTATTACAAGGAGGTCGATGGAAAGAAGACCGAGAACCTTGAGCGAAGCAAGTCAGATAACATCCGCCCGGGCAATGTTTGGGTTGACATACAGCAAGTGTTCTACCGAATGGAGGAGAACGTTTCAGGTTGCTTTGCACAAAAGCCGTTGAAGTCAATCGATCGAATTGTCACTACCAGTTCGCAGGAAGGCGACGTCGTGCTTGACTTCTTTGCTCACTCGGGAGCCACTCTGCTTTCAAGTGAAATGCATCAAAGAGTCTGCTACACGTGTGACATTGATCCGATCTATTGCGAGATGACCATCAGAAGACTGGAGCACTTTAGGGCGACTGGTAGAACTGGTTGGCAGAATGACCACGCATTCGTGTCTGAGATCGATGGTGATTCAGTGGATACGCCTCCGCAAAAAGTCCTCTTTACATGA
- a CDS encoding SWIM zinc finger family protein, whose amino-acid sequence MKKKSKSAKVAAQSFPWEKLTWDDLSQWTDSRSLERGRSYQRRGAVSNLNLLPDGGLLAEVVGTHRYATRVSVVGRSRELSKRLEATCSCPVGHRCKHGVAVILEFLNAIENSTDVPKTDGDDPRLTLIKNGWDDGTSEDDFDDEDFEETHSVAVDVSATSNSSKSAAGKNRSRKKKSTWRSVRSARRVTDADIVGFLSAKSEDDLVSIVMQVCRSDAKLRQSYVDRIMLETGDHAAMIREARKELRSVTSVEAWYNSWEGHGSLPDYSRLRSQLRLLVDAEQFDAVIELGRELIQCGLQQVEQSHDQGETAGEIISTLSIVAEAIGPCSLTDVDKILFVYDSFLKDDFDLCQSLGNVLDQRYPRSVWADVAEKLKSRLASLPASEEDRSTAKFMKSYRRERLSGWIIESLEAAGDKTAATDFCIKEAKKAGTWQRAVDRLIDLKRYDEAKELATQGLANTDPMYAGLTNCLQDALATIAAKSKDYSVAVAIAAERFVSRPGVASFQDLLKVAKKAKCEAATKTVAMHFLETGKLPAFSKASKSRAKTTKKKAVPRSDRWPFPAPPCVNGSSPRPGLGHAGGPSPHFDVLIRLSIQQRDPESVLRWYDQWQASASQNRFRHARIETEVADAVSSTHPDRAVELYCTEADRLAAETNTKLYPQSVSFLKKARKVLKSQKREHEFDVILSTFHDRHHRKRRLVELLHSLGGQPIVSKRRNK is encoded by the coding sequence GTGAAGAAGAAGAGCAAATCAGCAAAGGTTGCGGCTCAGTCATTTCCGTGGGAGAAATTGACATGGGACGATCTTTCGCAGTGGACTGATTCCCGCAGCCTTGAACGCGGCCGGTCGTATCAGCGCCGGGGTGCTGTCAGTAATTTGAACCTGCTTCCCGATGGCGGGTTGTTGGCTGAGGTCGTAGGGACGCATCGATACGCGACTCGTGTTTCAGTGGTTGGGCGAAGTCGTGAACTGAGCAAACGTCTTGAGGCGACCTGTTCGTGTCCCGTTGGGCATCGCTGCAAGCATGGCGTGGCCGTGATTCTGGAGTTCCTGAACGCGATCGAAAACAGCACGGACGTTCCGAAAACCGATGGCGATGATCCACGGCTGACGCTGATTAAAAACGGATGGGATGACGGGACCTCGGAAGACGACTTCGACGACGAGGATTTCGAGGAAACACATTCTGTCGCCGTTGACGTTTCGGCGACGAGCAACAGCAGCAAATCAGCGGCTGGTAAAAATCGTTCACGAAAGAAAAAGTCAACTTGGAGGTCGGTGCGCTCCGCACGCAGGGTTACAGACGCGGACATCGTTGGCTTCCTGTCGGCGAAGAGCGAAGACGATCTGGTCAGCATTGTCATGCAGGTCTGTCGCAGCGACGCGAAGCTTAGGCAGTCGTATGTGGACCGCATTATGCTGGAGACGGGCGATCATGCGGCGATGATTCGTGAAGCTCGGAAGGAACTTCGATCGGTCACGTCGGTGGAAGCCTGGTACAACTCATGGGAGGGGCACGGCAGTCTGCCCGACTACTCGCGTTTACGGTCCCAGCTTCGATTGTTGGTCGATGCCGAACAGTTCGATGCCGTGATCGAGCTTGGCCGCGAACTCATCCAATGTGGATTGCAGCAGGTTGAGCAATCGCATGACCAGGGCGAAACAGCGGGAGAGATTATCTCAACGCTTTCGATTGTCGCCGAAGCGATCGGGCCGTGCTCGCTGACGGACGTGGACAAAATTCTGTTCGTATACGATTCCTTCCTGAAGGATGACTTCGACCTGTGCCAATCGTTAGGCAATGTACTTGACCAACGCTACCCCAGGTCAGTGTGGGCGGATGTCGCGGAGAAACTGAAATCTCGCCTGGCTTCTCTGCCGGCCAGCGAGGAAGATCGGTCGACTGCTAAATTCATGAAATCCTACCGTCGGGAGAGATTGTCCGGCTGGATCATTGAATCACTGGAGGCCGCCGGCGACAAAACTGCGGCAACCGACTTCTGTATTAAGGAAGCCAAAAAGGCGGGCACCTGGCAACGTGCCGTCGACCGTCTGATCGATTTGAAGCGATATGACGAAGCGAAAGAACTGGCTACACAGGGACTGGCGAACACCGATCCCATGTACGCCGGACTGACCAACTGTCTGCAGGATGCACTGGCGACGATTGCGGCTAAGAGTAAAGATTACTCCGTCGCTGTCGCGATCGCTGCGGAACGCTTCGTCTCCCGTCCCGGTGTGGCGTCATTTCAGGATTTGCTGAAGGTTGCGAAGAAGGCGAAGTGCGAAGCTGCGACGAAAACGGTCGCGATGCACTTTCTGGAAACGGGAAAACTACCAGCGTTTTCGAAGGCCTCGAAATCGCGGGCGAAAACGACAAAGAAGAAAGCAGTGCCTCGCAGCGATCGCTGGCCGTTCCCTGCCCCGCCCTGCGTGAACGGCAGCAGTCCACGCCCGGGTCTCGGTCATGCGGGAGGACCGAGTCCACATTTCGACGTGCTCATCCGACTATCGATTCAGCAGCGCGACCCGGAATCCGTTCTGCGATGGTACGACCAATGGCAGGCATCGGCCTCGCAGAATCGCTTTCGACACGCCCGTATTGAAACGGAAGTCGCCGATGCCGTCTCGTCGACTCATCCCGACCGTGCCGTTGAGTTGTACTGCACGGAAGCCGATCGACTGGCGGCAGAAACGAATACGAAGCTGTACCCGCAGTCAGTCTCATTTCTAAAGAAGGCTCGCAAGGTGCTGAAGTCACAAAAACGCGAGCACGAATTTGACGTCATTCTTTCGACCTTTCACGACCGCCACCATCGCAAACGCCGCCTTGTCGAATTACTTCACAGCCTCGGCGGCCAACCCATCGTGAGCAAACGCCGCAACAAATGA
- a CDS encoding DUF2784 family protein, which translates to MLSILNIASFVGHNLWIAFNLTGWIWPRTRKWHLATLGATLFSWLAMGIWRGWGYCLCADWHFQVRHQLGIHGGESSYTELLFNQLPGVTVSRQFADVVTVGGLVLILIATAIVWGRKARENPKILPPETSN; encoded by the coding sequence ATGCTCAGCATTCTAAACATCGCCTCCTTTGTCGGGCACAATCTGTGGATCGCGTTCAATCTGACGGGGTGGATCTGGCCACGCACCCGCAAATGGCACCTCGCGACGCTGGGAGCCACGCTGTTTTCGTGGTTGGCTATGGGGATCTGGCGAGGGTGGGGCTACTGCCTGTGCGCGGATTGGCATTTTCAGGTGCGACATCAACTGGGGATTCACGGGGGCGAATCGTCCTACACTGAGCTGTTGTTCAACCAATTACCCGGAGTAACTGTGTCACGCCAATTTGCCGACGTTGTGACCGTCGGGGGCCTCGTGCTGATCCTGATTGCGACAGCGATTGTTTGGGGTCGTAAAGCTAGAGAGAACCCAAAAATTCTGCCGCCGGAGACATCGAACTGA
- a CDS encoding PSD1 and planctomycete cytochrome C domain-containing protein: protein MNCSRVRLLLHCVIALLAVLPCSHTSIAGDVDFNRDIRPILTNHCFQCHGPDDDSRQADLRLDQRAAAIAMLDDHAAIVPGDAAKSGLIERVMADDVDMLMPPPEFGKPLTASQRNLLKQWINDGAEYAKHWSFQPIQSPEIPEITTSGESRNPIDQFIIARLERAGLKPSPAADRYTLIRRVYLDLLGLPPSIEEVDAFVNAENDDAYEQLLDRVLANPHFGERWGRHWLDQARYADSHGYTVDGDRTMWPYRDWVINAFNRDLPFDQFTVEQLAGDLLPNADLSQKVATGFHRNTLVNQEGGSKPDQFRDEQTKDRTDTTGLVWMGLTVGCAKCHTHKFDPITQHEYYQLFAFFNSTADQNSVAPTVPVPTAEQSAKIERLQAQQADLNKQLADNSATAERRAAWEQSLLARAAAIKSMGKPEWDVLSLNGQSNKGTELIAQDDHSLLAKGHPGAPGEFYATATSLLKTVRSVRLEVLTHESLPKNGPGRASNGNFVLSEFSLQTADGKNVPFAKVTAEHSQPGHDVTRTIDGDVSTGWAINGAPEGSMNRNRTAWFALAQPISIEADEPLKFTLTFNNSNYAIGRFRISVSPAEAMVDGELERLSAIAKIPTADRKNAQQSVLTQAFIQQDAELAPLQASLTKVTNELAAVKKSIPTTMVMQELPEPRPTYLQVRGDFLRTSDEVTPAVPAVLPQLDGVKSGTARLEFARWLTSPEHPLTARVRVNRIWMRLFGRGLVETENDFGIQGSLPSHPELLDWLADQFRRNNWSQKQLIRLIMNSATYRQSSAARPDLETADALNLLLARQSRIRVEAEIVRDIALAVSGQLTERIGGPSVYPPQEEGVYAFTQTKKSWRTNKDSNRYRRGMYTYFYRSAPYPMLSTFDVPKFNATCTARDRSNTPLQSLTIANSTAMFELAQAFARRIIATDDDTDAARLQYAFRTSFARPPQPDELMMLTQYLEQSRQRFTDEEQTWTAVARLLMNLDEFITRE from the coding sequence GTGAACTGTTCCCGCGTCCGACTTCTACTGCACTGCGTGATCGCGTTGTTGGCTGTCTTGCCGTGTTCCCACACGTCAATTGCCGGCGATGTCGACTTCAATCGCGACATCAGGCCGATCCTTACGAATCACTGCTTTCAATGCCACGGTCCGGACGATGATTCTCGCCAGGCCGATTTACGACTGGATCAGCGTGCCGCCGCGATCGCGATGCTTGATGATCATGCGGCGATCGTTCCCGGTGATGCGGCCAAAAGCGGGCTGATCGAACGTGTGATGGCAGACGATGTCGATATGTTGATGCCGCCTCCGGAGTTCGGCAAGCCGCTCACAGCTTCACAACGCAACCTGCTTAAGCAGTGGATCAACGATGGTGCCGAGTACGCCAAACACTGGTCCTTCCAGCCCATTCAGTCGCCAGAGATTCCGGAAATAACGACGAGCGGCGAATCGCGAAACCCGATTGACCAGTTCATTATTGCAAGACTCGAACGCGCTGGGCTGAAGCCATCACCTGCGGCCGATCGGTACACGCTGATTCGTCGAGTCTACCTAGATCTTCTGGGATTGCCGCCTTCGATTGAAGAGGTCGATGCGTTTGTGAACGCCGAAAACGATGATGCCTACGAACAGCTTCTGGATCGAGTTCTCGCGAATCCACATTTCGGCGAACGCTGGGGCCGGCATTGGCTCGACCAGGCTCGATACGCCGATTCGCACGGATACACGGTCGACGGTGATCGCACCATGTGGCCGTATCGCGACTGGGTCATCAACGCCTTTAATCGCGACCTGCCCTTCGATCAGTTTACTGTCGAACAACTGGCGGGCGACTTGTTACCCAATGCAGATTTGTCTCAGAAAGTGGCCACCGGATTTCACCGCAACACGCTGGTCAATCAGGAAGGCGGCAGCAAGCCGGATCAGTTTCGCGACGAACAAACCAAAGATCGAACCGACACCACGGGTCTGGTTTGGATGGGACTGACCGTCGGCTGTGCGAAGTGTCACACTCATAAGTTCGACCCGATTACTCAGCACGAGTACTACCAGCTTTTCGCATTCTTCAATTCGACGGCCGATCAAAACTCAGTCGCTCCCACTGTGCCTGTGCCGACGGCCGAACAATCCGCGAAGATTGAACGCCTGCAAGCTCAGCAGGCCGACTTGAACAAACAGCTCGCCGATAACTCAGCCACTGCCGAACGACGCGCGGCGTGGGAGCAGTCGTTGTTGGCCCGAGCCGCCGCCATCAAATCCATGGGCAAGCCCGAATGGGACGTGCTGTCGTTAAATGGCCAGTCGAATAAGGGTACGGAGTTGATTGCGCAGGATGATCATTCGCTGTTGGCGAAGGGGCATCCGGGCGCGCCGGGCGAATTTTATGCGACGGCGACCAGCTTACTGAAAACCGTACGTTCTGTGCGTTTGGAAGTGCTCACGCATGAAAGTCTGCCAAAGAATGGTCCGGGGCGAGCATCCAACGGCAACTTCGTGCTGTCTGAGTTCTCGCTGCAAACGGCCGATGGTAAGAACGTTCCGTTTGCCAAGGTCACGGCTGAACATTCTCAGCCTGGCCACGATGTGACGCGGACAATCGACGGCGATGTCAGCACCGGATGGGCGATTAATGGAGCCCCCGAAGGTAGCATGAATCGTAATCGAACTGCGTGGTTCGCGTTGGCTCAACCGATCTCAATTGAGGCCGACGAACCGCTGAAATTCACACTGACCTTCAACAATTCCAACTACGCGATTGGTCGTTTTCGGATCAGCGTGTCGCCAGCAGAAGCGATGGTCGACGGCGAACTGGAACGACTTTCTGCGATCGCAAAAATCCCCACCGCCGATCGCAAGAACGCACAACAGTCAGTGCTGACGCAAGCGTTCATTCAGCAGGACGCAGAGCTCGCACCACTGCAAGCGTCGCTCACGAAAGTCACGAACGAACTGGCGGCCGTGAAGAAATCCATTCCGACCACGATGGTGATGCAGGAGCTTCCGGAACCGAGGCCCACGTATCTGCAGGTGCGAGGTGATTTTTTGCGGACCAGCGATGAAGTCACGCCCGCCGTTCCCGCCGTCTTACCACAACTCGACGGCGTCAAATCCGGCACGGCGCGGCTGGAGTTCGCTCGCTGGCTGACGTCGCCCGAACATCCCCTGACGGCTCGCGTGCGCGTGAACCGCATTTGGATGCGTCTGTTTGGACGCGGGCTGGTTGAGACGGAAAACGACTTCGGAATTCAGGGCTCGCTGCCGTCGCATCCTGAACTTCTGGACTGGCTGGCGGACCAGTTTCGCCGCAACAACTGGTCGCAGAAGCAACTGATTCGGTTGATCATGAACTCCGCAACGTATCGGCAGAGTTCCGCCGCTCGCCCGGATCTCGAAACGGCAGACGCGCTGAACCTGTTGCTGGCTCGCCAGAGTCGTATCCGCGTCGAAGCTGAAATCGTGCGAGACATTGCTTTGGCTGTCAGCGGTCAGTTGACCGAACGCATCGGTGGTCCCAGCGTCTACCCGCCTCAGGAAGAAGGCGTGTACGCGTTTACGCAGACGAAGAAATCATGGCGCACCAACAAAGACAGCAACCGCTATCGCCGAGGCATGTACACGTACTTTTATCGCAGTGCACCGTACCCAATGCTGTCAACGTTTGACGTGCCAAAGTTCAACGCCACGTGTACTGCGCGAGACCGCTCGAATACACCACTGCAGTCCTTGACTATCGCGAATTCCACGGCAATGTTTGAACTGGCACAGGCCTTCGCTCGCCGCATTATTGCGACGGACGATGATACCGACGCGGCTCGTCTGCAGTACGCGTTTCGAACCAGTTTCGCGCGGCCGCCGCAACCGGATGAACTGATGATGTTGACACAGTATCTGGAACAATCGCGGCAACGCTTCACAGACGAAGAACAGACGTGGACGGCCGTGGCCCGGCTGCTGATGAATCTGGATGAATTCATCACCCGCGAATAA
- a CDS encoding WD40 repeat domain-containing protein — MADVKLWNMESGKEIGTLEHRYSIHTLCFSPDGKTLAVADDGRVVLWDVRSQVATTTFEDASNWATFSPDGSLIAMRQRKTITLHDIKSGKDIDRQEVETHASQAFFSPNGKWLAWGSTTQGEPIRLWDLTRLKPVVSR, encoded by the coding sequence ATGGCCGATGTCAAACTCTGGAACATGGAATCCGGGAAAGAAATTGGAACGCTGGAACATCGCTATTCAATCCATACCCTCTGTTTCAGCCCTGATGGCAAAACACTGGCTGTCGCAGATGACGGTCGAGTCGTCCTGTGGGACGTCAGGTCACAGGTCGCGACGACGACTTTCGAGGACGCATCGAACTGGGCGACGTTCAGCCCGGATGGATCTCTGATTGCCATGCGTCAGCGGAAAACAATCACACTACATGACATCAAATCCGGAAAGGACATCGATCGACAGGAAGTCGAAACCCATGCGAGTCAGGCATTCTTTAGCCCCAATGGCAAGTGGCTGGCATGGGGTTCCACAACGCAGGGTGAGCCCATCAGGTTGTGGGATCTCACCCGGCTGAAGCCGGTAGTCTCTCGATAG
- a CDS encoding YHYH protein, translating to MRGQKRQVYDGAIRVPCVIYAPGVIKPGTESYQMVAIHDLLPTLAAATGVPLKATKPLDGQNLWPNLIRGEAETRRVVIAEEEFAIFQDNWKLIESATGIELYDIIADPSEQHDLADSRSQVATALVDALTKYKQKVARDQPSTPVAEVARTFDSKPSPPKLLTRSAADTVVLEGSLLAGAELQGDVAYGVLGNRLTESNGKGIRLMSADDHDGDKQLAGEASIVSNDITPQNRWYRFDVLGLAQDGFAVDKDNLYLKVEFLQKGQNGSLDFIKTRIFSQIVRERNDFKDDGTNESLGRATWRTYAMDFRTPFAEIDSVKLSVGFADGIGEGKQSEFWVNSMNLSPIPVPAEYKAPVNAHRQFPQPDPNTLVALGGRWYFDPQGGSKKLPRQFDYTNCDQLLYKSDRFEAPFAGNMSSWLRAGYKNLAGDIVEKDEYKPDAVVITVTKDHIVMQSRNLPNHPTATFPDKWRMLDGNPSYIQEKANTWYLPKEPQLAADPIAMDAKNSNGALPMGPIGVATNGVIFFNPFDHIFETDAVWRLDRCCGHPSPQSAYHYHKYPVCVKTPWSDEGEMHSSVIGFAFDGLPVYGPYEADGLLAKDDKQNPLNAFNLHEDKDRGPHYHVTPGKFPHIIGGYWGEPDPKNGRGRRAR from the coding sequence CTGCGAGGACAAAAGCGGCAGGTTTATGACGGTGCGATCCGAGTCCCGTGCGTTATCTACGCTCCCGGCGTTATTAAGCCAGGAACAGAATCCTATCAGATGGTCGCGATCCATGACCTCCTGCCGACCTTGGCCGCAGCGACTGGCGTGCCACTCAAGGCCACCAAGCCGCTCGATGGCCAGAACTTGTGGCCGAATCTTATCCGCGGTGAAGCTGAAACTCGCCGCGTAGTGATTGCCGAGGAAGAATTCGCGATCTTTCAGGACAACTGGAAACTGATCGAATCCGCCACTGGAATCGAACTCTACGACATTATCGCCGACCCCAGCGAACAGCATGACCTCGCCGATAGTCGCAGCCAGGTCGCTACTGCATTGGTCGACGCACTGACGAAATACAAACAGAAAGTTGCACGCGACCAACCTTCAACGCCCGTGGCGGAAGTCGCCAGGACTTTCGACAGTAAACCGAGTCCGCCGAAACTCTTGACGAGGTCCGCTGCTGACACCGTCGTCTTGGAAGGCTCCTTGTTGGCCGGTGCAGAGCTCCAGGGGGATGTTGCCTACGGCGTTCTGGGAAACCGGCTGACCGAATCCAACGGCAAAGGAATTCGGTTAATGTCGGCCGATGATCACGACGGCGACAAACAACTGGCCGGTGAAGCTTCCATTGTCAGCAACGACATCACTCCACAAAACCGCTGGTACCGTTTCGACGTTCTCGGGTTGGCTCAAGATGGTTTCGCAGTCGACAAAGACAACTTGTATTTGAAAGTCGAATTCTTGCAGAAGGGGCAAAACGGTTCACTGGATTTCATCAAGACTCGGATCTTCTCGCAGATCGTTCGCGAGCGCAATGACTTCAAAGATGACGGCACGAATGAGAGTCTTGGACGTGCAACGTGGCGCACTTACGCAATGGACTTTCGAACTCCTTTCGCTGAGATCGATTCCGTGAAACTGAGCGTGGGGTTTGCGGATGGAATCGGTGAAGGCAAGCAGTCCGAGTTCTGGGTCAATTCAATGAACCTGTCCCCGATTCCTGTCCCCGCCGAATACAAAGCCCCCGTCAATGCACATCGACAGTTTCCCCAGCCTGACCCGAATACACTCGTCGCGCTCGGTGGCCGCTGGTACTTCGATCCGCAAGGCGGTTCGAAGAAACTTCCTCGGCAATTCGACTACACCAATTGCGATCAGTTGCTGTACAAGTCAGATCGCTTTGAAGCACCTTTTGCGGGCAACATGTCGTCATGGTTGCGAGCCGGCTACAAGAACCTTGCGGGCGACATCGTTGAGAAGGATGAGTACAAGCCTGACGCGGTCGTTATCACGGTAACCAAAGATCACATCGTGATGCAAAGTCGCAATCTGCCGAATCATCCGACCGCCACCTTCCCCGACAAGTGGCGCATGCTGGACGGGAATCCGTCTTACATTCAGGAGAAGGCGAACACCTGGTACCTGCCCAAAGAACCTCAGCTTGCGGCCGATCCAATCGCGATGGACGCAAAGAATTCCAACGGCGCTTTGCCGATGGGACCAATCGGAGTTGCGACCAACGGAGTGATCTTCTTCAACCCGTTTGACCACATCTTCGAAACAGATGCCGTCTGGCGGTTGGATCGTTGCTGTGGCCACCCGAGTCCGCAGAGTGCGTATCACTATCACAAGTATCCGGTTTGTGTGAAGACGCCGTGGAGTGACGAAGGCGAAATGCATTCGTCGGTGATCGGATTTGCGTTCGACGGCTTACCAGTCTACGGACCATACGAAGCTGATGGTTTGCTGGCCAAAGACGACAAGCAGAACCCGCTTAACGCTTTCAATCTGCATGAGGACAAAGACCGAGGCCCACACTACCACGTCACGCCAGGCAAGTTCCCTCACATCATCGGCGGCTACTGGGGAGAACCCGATCCGAAAAACGGACGTGGCCGTCGTGCGCGGTAG
- a CDS encoding ISL3 family transposase, whose amino-acid sequence MQGTDFYEQILGLTGPWFVADVQLDMEAQQVDVFVEHGEGETFCCPDCDRQLPCYDHTKSRQWRHLDTMQFATILHARTPRVKCPDHGVKQIRLPWAEKNSRFSLFFERFAIDVLLATQTVKGACSILGISWDESWHILQKAVARGKDRKQSKNLPRIGIDEKAFRKRHNYVTLIYDLDKSTVEAISDGHDTAAADACFDQLSDSEKQSVEAVAMDMSAAYVKSTKGNIALAEQKIVHDRFHIMKLATEAVDKVRRSEQKKLRAEGDDRLTGTRYLWLSGQENLSEKQQERFDAAWKAELLTGKAWAYKEMLRDLWVHDTPAEATTFFNDWYKRVIHTKLEPMKKVARTIKERLANVVSYCTHGITNAVAEGMNSKIMAIKRRVGGYRNRDNFKTAILFYCGGLDLYPQ is encoded by the coding sequence ATGCAGGGAACAGACTTTTACGAACAGATTTTGGGACTGACGGGGCCGTGGTTTGTGGCGGACGTTCAGCTGGATATGGAAGCTCAACAGGTCGACGTTTTCGTCGAACATGGCGAGGGCGAAACTTTTTGCTGTCCGGATTGCGACAGGCAGCTGCCGTGCTATGACCACACGAAGTCTCGCCAATGGCGGCATCTGGACACGATGCAATTTGCGACCATCCTTCATGCCCGCACGCCTCGCGTGAAGTGCCCGGATCATGGCGTCAAACAGATCAGGCTTCCCTGGGCGGAAAAGAACAGCCGCTTCTCATTGTTCTTTGAACGCTTCGCCATCGACGTTCTTCTGGCCACACAAACCGTGAAAGGGGCGTGCAGCATTCTGGGGATCTCATGGGATGAATCGTGGCACATTCTGCAGAAGGCGGTGGCTCGCGGGAAGGATCGCAAACAATCGAAGAACCTCCCTCGAATCGGCATCGACGAGAAAGCCTTTCGAAAACGACACAACTACGTCACGCTGATCTATGACTTGGACAAGAGCACTGTCGAAGCGATTTCCGATGGTCATGACACGGCAGCCGCTGATGCCTGTTTCGATCAGCTTTCCGACAGTGAAAAGCAGTCTGTGGAGGCGGTTGCGATGGACATGAGTGCCGCATACGTCAAGAGCACCAAAGGCAACATTGCATTGGCCGAACAGAAGATTGTGCACGACCGCTTTCACATCATGAAGCTGGCAACCGAAGCCGTCGACAAGGTCCGTCGGTCGGAGCAGAAGAAGCTTCGCGCCGAAGGCGATGATCGATTGACGGGAACTCGGTATCTGTGGCTTTCAGGCCAGGAGAATCTCAGCGAAAAACAGCAGGAACGCTTTGATGCCGCATGGAAGGCAGAGTTACTCACGGGCAAAGCGTGGGCCTACAAGGAGATGCTGCGAGACCTCTGGGTTCATGACACTCCGGCAGAGGCCACGACGTTCTTCAATGACTGGTACAAGCGAGTCATCCACACAAAGCTGGAGCCAATGAAGAAAGTCGCTCGCACGATCAAAGAACGCTTAGCCAATGTGGTGAGCTACTGCACTCACGGAATCACAAACGCCGTCGCCGAAGGAATGAACAGCAAAATCATGGCCATCAAACGAAGAGTCGGCGGATACCGAAACCGCGACAACTTCAAAACCGCCATCCTCTTCTACTGCGGAGGACTCGACCTCTACCCACAATAA
- a CDS encoding recombinase family protein yields the protein MNRIVAYLRVSTARQGISGLGLEGQEAAVEAFAKQQGGEVVAVYHEVESGKKKDRPELKKALSHAKRSKATLVVAKLDRLARNVSFLSDLMESDVQFVAVDNPFANQLTVHVLSAVAEFELKQISERTQSALAAAKRRGVKLGSAREAHWVGREDARKRGAIKGAKVAGKRHQQDADEAYEDLVPVVTKMREDGKSYRQIASELNDMGHTTRRGKDWNGTQVMRLVKRYS from the coding sequence GTGAATCGCATCGTCGCCTATCTTCGGGTCAGCACCGCTCGTCAAGGTATTTCTGGTCTTGGGTTAGAAGGTCAGGAAGCTGCTGTCGAGGCATTTGCAAAGCAACAAGGTGGCGAAGTCGTTGCCGTTTATCACGAAGTTGAATCTGGTAAGAAGAAAGATCGACCAGAACTTAAAAAAGCACTGTCCCACGCAAAAAGATCAAAAGCGACTTTGGTTGTTGCCAAGCTTGATCGCTTAGCGAGGAATGTGAGTTTCCTTTCAGATCTCATGGAAAGTGATGTTCAATTCGTCGCTGTTGACAATCCGTTTGCAAACCAACTCACAGTTCATGTTCTAAGTGCTGTAGCTGAATTTGAATTGAAGCAGATATCCGAAAGAACACAGTCCGCACTAGCTGCTGCCAAACGTCGTGGTGTCAAACTTGGTTCTGCTCGTGAAGCTCACTGGGTCGGTCGAGAGGATGCACGGAAACGTGGTGCGATAAAAGGTGCCAAAGTTGCAGGCAAGCGGCATCAGCAGGATGCAGATGAAGCCTACGAAGACTTGGTGCCAGTCGTGACAAAGATGCGTGAAGATGGAAAGTCGTATCGTCAGATCGCCAGTGAATTGAACGACATGGGACACACAACACGTCGTGGTAAAGACTGGAACGGCACCCAAGTCATGCGGCTCGTAAAAAGATATTCCTGA